From the genome of Synergistales bacterium:
CTTCCAGGTGTTCGGTGGCTTCCGCTACGAAATCGTGCAGGAATTCCTCGTCCATGGCGCTCTCCTCGGCGGATGCCGATCCGTTGATGATCCCGTTGACGAGGTTGCCGTTCTGTTCGTCGCTCACACATTCACCTCCTTCCTGTCGATCAATGATGTCTGGTATGCCCCTTCGGCCCCCTTCTGCCCACCCCGCGCCGTATAGCTTTCCCCTCGGAGACGGGTTGCTGTCTCCAGGTCCTCCCTCCCTGTACAGACTCGGCCTCCGGAAGACTGCCGGGGTATGCCGTATCCCTGGAACCGGAAAGGTCGGGGAACAAAAGACACAAGACAGAGCCCATACCGGCGCACTGCATCTCGTCTCATCCTGTCGGGGACAAAAGACCTGATTCTCCTGAACTCCAGGTGCCAACGGAAAACATGATAGTGGATTCCCGGCAGAGGTGCAATAGGTTTGTTTTAACTATTCACACCATGCACATAATCACAAGCCCGGGAGGGCAGCCAATACTTTCGTAAATATGCGCACCAACAAAACAGACGATGGTATGCCATGGCATGCTGCAGCAAAGCCCCTGCATCGCTGCCGGGCGCGCAAAAAGGTAGGGTCGCTCCCGGAGGAGGCCCTACCTGTGGTGCAGGGGGTACGCAAAAAACACGGTACAAGCTGGAACGGCTCCCTATCTGAACAGGAGATTCGGCAGCCACATCACCAGCTGCGGGAAGATGATGCACAGGGTCAGACAGATCAGCTGGGTGATGACAAAGGGCGTGATGGAACGGTAGATATCCGTCATGGTCAGCCCCTTGGGAGCGATTCCCTTCATCATGAACAGCATGGTGCCGAAGGGCGGCGTCAGGTAGCCGGTCTGGGTGTTGACGGCGTAGAGCACGCCGAGCCAGAGGGGATCGAAGCCGTACATGGGGAGCAGCGGCAGCAGAATGGGGAGGGTGATCATCAGGATGCTCCATGCATCGATCACCAGCCCCAGGAGGAACCAGACCACCTGGATGGCGATCAGCATGGTCCACCAGCCGATCTCGTACTTCTCCACCAGACCGGTCACCATCCTCGAGGCTCCCAGCCCCATGTAGACGGCGGCGAAGGCCTGGGCGGAAAAGAGGATCCACATCATGAAGCCCTGGACCTTGATTGTGGCGTTGGCGGCGTCCTTGATCAGCTGCCAGTTCAGGCGACGATGGAGGGCGCTGCAGATGAAGGCGCCGAAGGCACCCACGGCGGCCGCCTCGGTGGGGGTGGCGATCCCCGTATAGATCGACCCAAGCACCGAGGTGATCAGAACAAAGGGAAGGATGACCCCCTTGAGGGAGGAGATCTTGGCATCCCAGTCGGCCCTCTCTTCGGCGGGAAGGGGAGGCCCGAGGTTGGGGTTGCGGTAGCACTTGATCAGTATGTACCCGATGATCAGGGAGGAGCAGAGCAGCCCGGCGCTCATCCCCCCGGCGAAGAGCTCGCCGATGGAGACCTGGGCGATGGTTCCGTAGAGGACCAGCGCGATGCTGGGCGGAATGAGCGGTCCCAGCACACCGCCGGCCAGGATCGAACCCGTGGCCAGCCTCTTGTCGTAGCCACGCTTCAGCATGGCGGGGAGGGCCATGACGCCCATGACGACCACACCGGTGGAGGCGATCCCAGACATGGCGGCGATCAGGGTGCAGGCGATCACCGTCCCCACCGCCAGCCCGCCCCGGAGGGAACCCATCCAGCGGTACATCATCTCGTAGAGATCCTCGGCCACACCGGAACGTTCGAGCACCGTCGCCATCAGTACAAAGAGCGGGGCGGCGACCAGTGTCGTGGTGGACATCATGGAGAAGGTCCGGGCCACGATGATAAAGAGCGATTCGGGACCCCAGAATATAGCGGTAAAAACAGTGCCCAGTCCTCCAAGCACAAATGCCACAGGCAACCCCAGGGCCAGCAGAAGGAACATGCTTCCAAACAGATAGATCGAAATAAGCCCTATATCCATAACTTCACCTCATTCACCGATCGCACTGGTGCCGGCGTCGGTGTCGGTCTTGGTGACAAGCTCGCGGCCGGTCACGGCGGCGTAGAGGTCCCTGATGGTTTTGGTGGTGCCCTGAAGCAGAACAAGCGCAGCCGCCAGGGGTATCGTCAGCTTGACCGGCCAG
Proteins encoded in this window:
- a CDS encoding TRAP transporter large permease subunit; this translates as MDIGLISIYLFGSMFLLLALGLPVAFVLGGLGTVFTAIFWGPESLFIIVARTFSMMSTTTLVAAPLFVLMATVLERSGVAEDLYEMMYRWMGSLRGGLAVGTVIACTLIAAMSGIASTGVVVMGVMALPAMLKRGYDKRLATGSILAGGVLGPLIPPSIALVLYGTIAQVSIGELFAGGMSAGLLCSSLIIGYILIKCYRNPNLGPPLPAEERADWDAKISSLKGVILPFVLITSVLGSIYTGIATPTEAAAVGAFGAFICSALHRRLNWQLIKDAANATIKVQGFMMWILFSAQAFAAVYMGLGASRMVTGLVEKYEIGWWTMLIAIQVVWFLLGLVIDAWSILMITLPILLPLLPMYGFDPLWLGVLYAVNTQTGYLTPPFGTMLFMMKGIAPKGLTMTDIYRSITPFVITQLICLTLCIIFPQLVMWLPNLLFR